The Chloroflexota bacterium genomic interval CGCTTCATCGGAAGACTCGTTTGTCCGCAGAGGGGAAGTGATGTATTCTTGTAAAGGCCTCACACAAAGGCACAAAGCCGGAGGGAATCTGAGGCTCTTTGCGTCTCCGTGTTACCCGTGGTGGATTTGGCCGTGATCACCAACTCGGTTATAATCTGTTTTCAGAATGCAGCTTCAATTCCGAGACACGCCAGATTCTCATAGACAATTACTCGCACCGGTCGCCCACGGTGCTTTTGGCCCCGATTCTTGACAGGATCGGGTATTTTTTTGCCCGCTGCACATCTGAGTCGCCGCCTGAAGGCTCCACAACAACCCATGACCGAATTGATCAAACTACCTGGCCTGATCGACCCCCATACCCACCTGCGGGTGCCAGGGGGAGAACACAAGGAGGACTTTTCCACAGGCACTTCTGCCGCACTGGCCGGCGGTGTGACCATGGTACTGGCGATGCCGAACACCTCGCCACCGATCACTACCCCCCAGGTCATCCAAAAAACGCGGGAAGTCGCCGGACAAGACGCGCGTTGCGATGTCGGTCTGTTCGCCGGCGCCAGTTCTGAGCACATTGATCAGCTTCCTGTCGTCGCTCCAGCAGCGGCAGGGCTGAAAATCTACCTGAATGACACCTTTGGACCTCTCAGGGTTGAGGATTTGCCAACGCTTCAGGCCTGTTTCGAGAGCTGGCCGCGCGACAAAATGATCGCTATGCATGCCGAAGGCCAGAGCATCGCGGCAGGCATTGGATTAGCGGCAAGCTTTGCGCGCCCAGTACATTTTTGCCACATCAGCCGGCGGGATGAGATCGAGCTGATCGCCAGAGCGAAGGCACAGGGCCTGCCCGTGACGTGCGAGGTCACGCCTCATCATCTCTTTTTGAACGAGAGGGATGCGATCCAACTGGGTCCCTTGGGCGACATGCGTCCCCGATTGGCAACCACCGACGATCAGGCTGCGCTCTGGGCCCATATCGATTCGACCGTTGACTGCATCGCCACCGACCATGCGCCCCACACGCTCGACGAGAAGGCCTCGGCGACCGCGCCTCCAGGTGTGGCGGGGCTGCAGACATCTTTGCCGTTGATGTTGACTGCTGTGAAGGCAGGGCGCCTGACCCTGCAGCGCCTGACGGAACTGATGGCCATCGTTCCCCGTCGTATTTTCAGTTTGCCCGAACAAGAGGATACCTATGTCGAGGTCGATCTGGATGCACAATTTGTGATCGACAACGGCCGCCAGCTCAGCAAATGTGGCTGGACACCCTTTGCAGGAACGCCGGTGACCGGGCAGGTACAGCGGGTGATATTGAGAGGGCAGGTTGCCTACGACCTGGCGCAGCCCCAGTTGTTGGCGCACCCCGGGATGGGATGGATTATCCCTTGAAGCTGTCAGTGTTGATGATCAAGATAACGAAGCGAGGTGTTGAGATATGGTGAACAGACGAAGACGAAACGTATCTGTACTGCTGATATTGGTGGCTTTTTTGGCGTTTGCCGGAGCGCCGCTT includes:
- a CDS encoding amidohydrolase family protein encodes the protein MTELIKLPGLIDPHTHLRVPGGEHKEDFSTGTSAALAGGVTMVLAMPNTSPPITTPQVIQKTREVAGQDARCDVGLFAGASSEHIDQLPVVAPAAAGLKIYLNDTFGPLRVEDLPTLQACFESWPRDKMIAMHAEGQSIAAGIGLAASFARPVHFCHISRRDEIELIARAKAQGLPVTCEVTPHHLFLNERDAIQLGPLGDMRPRLATTDDQAALWAHIDSTVDCIATDHAPHTLDEKASATAPPGVAGLQTSLPLMLTAVKAGRLTLQRLTELMAIVPRRIFSLPEQEDTYVEVDLDAQFVIDNGRQLSKCGWTPFAGTPVTGQVQRVILRGQVAYDLAQPQLLAHPGMGWIIP